The proteins below are encoded in one region of Acanthochromis polyacanthus isolate Apoly-LR-REF ecotype Palm Island chromosome 4, KAUST_Apoly_ChrSc, whole genome shotgun sequence:
- the LOC110970029 gene encoding sterile alpha motif domain-containing protein 3-like isoform X2 codes for MDHPNKPAALCVIIQDHMINKLELPCGIPETVDELQSIVQQKYRLEPGKFTLHYKDVDFGGEFFSLVSTKDLKYKDTIKVVHIVDLSSIQLVVTDLDSSNTSVASYNSTAASSSTTPASAYLSESSDTVILSSPDHGNLRSKCWPSEFPIPHFRNDTELVLATGNDAFSKDGCPLSSTAILPDILERLAETIFEYVAFPTSAQFADLAEALIRKHPYLKEPGSYNGCYGWQQRLKFKMGNYRSKLRGLGCPELDVNSLLKKRSPERTPAKNLKKARKGEANYLPPLPQGATQESLEQVRLELLSEIKKRNNSQIISDKMEKTFSIRRQEIVTLAPPVSDLKERWPTLFLPAQIKEEYKRITTANLESIFMANLDQCIPSLMPSVMSRGGAAKYKIQKIMKLLKNNTIETRREVAIRCLVVYLGENEDNLFEYVDSEGQIGDLDSRVMKILVTKGDPASDPSSAIIMIEGTEVLQGLDVPRACALLMGLIYALNLSYPRELKHTCKVFQKLFLKIDDQKSSPKVTSLKQKLLGKAFEPHR; via the exons ATGGATCATCCGAATAAACCTGCTgcactttgtgtcattattCAAGACCATATGATTAACAAGCTTGAACTGCCTTGTGGAATACCAGAGACAGTGGATGAGCTACAATCTATTGTGCAACAAAAGTATAGGTTGGAGCCAGGGAAGTTTACCTTACATTACAAGGATGTTGATTTTGGAGGggagtttttttctcttgtgtcAACAAAAGATCTGAAATACAAAGACACAATTAAAGTTGTCCATATTGTTGATCTCTCCTCAATCCAATTAGTTGTAACTGACCTGGATAGTTCCAACACAAGTGTAGCCAGCTACAACTCAACTGCAGCCAGCAGTTCCACTACACCTGCGAGTGCTTATTTATCTGAATCCAGTGATACAGTGATCCTGTCATCACCTGATCATGGGAATCTGCGCTCAAAGTGTTGGCCCTCCGAATTTCCAATACCACATTTCCGCAATGACACAGAACTTGTGCTAGCAACAGGTAACGATGCCTTCAGTAAAGATGGATGTCCACTCAGCTCTACTGCCATCCTGCCAGACATCCTTGAGAGATTAGCTGAAACCATCTTTGAGTATGTTGCATTTCCTACAAGCGCACAGTTTGCTGATTTAGCAGAGGCACTGATTCGCAAACATCCTTACCTGAAAGAACCAGGGTCCTACAATGGATGTTATGGATGGCAACAAAGACTGAAATTTAAAATGGGCAATTACAGATCAAAACTTAGGGGTCTTGGGTGCCCTGAGCTTGATGTTAACTCCCTCCTGAAAAAGAGATCCCCTGAGAGAACTCCTGCAAAGAATCTGAAGAAAGCTCGGAAGGGTGAGGCAAATTACCTACCACCTCTTCCTCAAGGAGCAACACAAGAAAGCCTTGAACAAGTAAGACTGGAGCTTCTAAGTGAGATAAAGAAGAGAAATAATTCCCAGATTATCAGtgacaaaatggaaaagacCTTTTCCATTCGCAGACAAGAGATTGTTACCCTGGCCCCACCTGTCAGTGACTTGAAGGAACGATGGCCTACTCTATTTCTTCCTGCACAG ATTAAGGAAGAATATAAAAGAATCACCACTGCCAATCTGGAGTCAATTTTCATGGCAAATCTGGACCAGTGCATACCAAGCTTGATGCCGTCGGTGATGTCAAGAGGAGGGGCTGCCAAATATAAGATCCAGAAAATTATGAAACTTCTGAAG AACAACACCATTGAAACTCGCAGAGAGGTTGCCATTCGCTGCTTGGTGGTCTACCTTGGGGAAAACGAGGATAATCTTTTCGAATATGTG GATTCTGAGGGCCAAATTGGAGATCTTGACAGTCGAGTGATGAAGATCCTAGTCACCAAAGGTGACCCAGCATCTGATCCATCCAGTGCGATCATCATGATAGAGGGCACAGAGGTCCTGCAGGGGTTGGATGTACCAAGAGCCTGTGCTTTGCTGATGGGCCTCATCTATGCCCTCAATCTGAGCTACCCACGGGAGCTGAAGCACACTTGCAAGGTATTTCAGAAATTATTCCTGAAAATAGATGATCAGAAAAGCAGCCCCAAAGTCACATCTCTAAAGCAAAAGCTGCTGGGAAAAGCCTTTGAACCTCATCGCTGA
- the LOC110970029 gene encoding sterile alpha motif domain-containing protein 3-like isoform X1, with protein MADDRANNKRSRDGGEHGDISPAERMLNAIYNKEKDYTDFDVPDVQMDHPNKPAALCVIIQDHMINKLELPCGIPETVDELQSIVQQKYRLEPGKFTLHYKDVDFGGEFFSLVSTKDLKYKDTIKVVHIVDLSSIQLVVTDLDSSNTSVASYNSTAASSSTTPASAYLSESSDTVILSSPDHGNLRSKCWPSEFPIPHFRNDTELVLATGNDAFSKDGCPLSSTAILPDILERLAETIFEYVAFPTSAQFADLAEALIRKHPYLKEPGSYNGCYGWQQRLKFKMGNYRSKLRGLGCPELDVNSLLKKRSPERTPAKNLKKARKGEANYLPPLPQGATQESLEQVRLELLSEIKKRNNSQIISDKMEKTFSIRRQEIVTLAPPVSDLKERWPTLFLPAQIKEEYKRITTANLESIFMANLDQCIPSLMPSVMSRGGAAKYKIQKIMKLLKNNTIETRREVAIRCLVVYLGENEDNLFEYVDSEGQIGDLDSRVMKILVTKGDPASDPSSAIIMIEGTEVLQGLDVPRACALLMGLIYALNLSYPRELKHTCKVFQKLFLKIDDQKSSPKVTSLKQKLLGKAFEPHR; from the exons ATGGCAGATGATAGAGCAAACAACAAGCGATCTCGAGACGGAGGAGAACATG GAGATATTTCCCCTGCTGAAAGAATGCTGAATGCAATATACAACAAGGAAAAGGATTATACTGATTTTGATGTTCCTG ATGTTCAAATGGATCATCCGAATAAACCTGCTgcactttgtgtcattattCAAGACCATATGATTAACAAGCTTGAACTGCCTTGTGGAATACCAGAGACAGTGGATGAGCTACAATCTATTGTGCAACAAAAGTATAGGTTGGAGCCAGGGAAGTTTACCTTACATTACAAGGATGTTGATTTTGGAGGggagtttttttctcttgtgtcAACAAAAGATCTGAAATACAAAGACACAATTAAAGTTGTCCATATTGTTGATCTCTCCTCAATCCAATTAGTTGTAACTGACCTGGATAGTTCCAACACAAGTGTAGCCAGCTACAACTCAACTGCAGCCAGCAGTTCCACTACACCTGCGAGTGCTTATTTATCTGAATCCAGTGATACAGTGATCCTGTCATCACCTGATCATGGGAATCTGCGCTCAAAGTGTTGGCCCTCCGAATTTCCAATACCACATTTCCGCAATGACACAGAACTTGTGCTAGCAACAGGTAACGATGCCTTCAGTAAAGATGGATGTCCACTCAGCTCTACTGCCATCCTGCCAGACATCCTTGAGAGATTAGCTGAAACCATCTTTGAGTATGTTGCATTTCCTACAAGCGCACAGTTTGCTGATTTAGCAGAGGCACTGATTCGCAAACATCCTTACCTGAAAGAACCAGGGTCCTACAATGGATGTTATGGATGGCAACAAAGACTGAAATTTAAAATGGGCAATTACAGATCAAAACTTAGGGGTCTTGGGTGCCCTGAGCTTGATGTTAACTCCCTCCTGAAAAAGAGATCCCCTGAGAGAACTCCTGCAAAGAATCTGAAGAAAGCTCGGAAGGGTGAGGCAAATTACCTACCACCTCTTCCTCAAGGAGCAACACAAGAAAGCCTTGAACAAGTAAGACTGGAGCTTCTAAGTGAGATAAAGAAGAGAAATAATTCCCAGATTATCAGtgacaaaatggaaaagacCTTTTCCATTCGCAGACAAGAGATTGTTACCCTGGCCCCACCTGTCAGTGACTTGAAGGAACGATGGCCTACTCTATTTCTTCCTGCACAG ATTAAGGAAGAATATAAAAGAATCACCACTGCCAATCTGGAGTCAATTTTCATGGCAAATCTGGACCAGTGCATACCAAGCTTGATGCCGTCGGTGATGTCAAGAGGAGGGGCTGCCAAATATAAGATCCAGAAAATTATGAAACTTCTGAAG AACAACACCATTGAAACTCGCAGAGAGGTTGCCATTCGCTGCTTGGTGGTCTACCTTGGGGAAAACGAGGATAATCTTTTCGAATATGTG GATTCTGAGGGCCAAATTGGAGATCTTGACAGTCGAGTGATGAAGATCCTAGTCACCAAAGGTGACCCAGCATCTGATCCATCCAGTGCGATCATCATGATAGAGGGCACAGAGGTCCTGCAGGGGTTGGATGTACCAAGAGCCTGTGCTTTGCTGATGGGCCTCATCTATGCCCTCAATCTGAGCTACCCACGGGAGCTGAAGCACACTTGCAAGGTATTTCAGAAATTATTCCTGAAAATAGATGATCAGAAAAGCAGCCCCAAAGTCACATCTCTAAAGCAAAAGCTGCTGGGAAAAGCCTTTGAACCTCATCGCTGA